Proteins found in one Amycolatopsis aidingensis genomic segment:
- a CDS encoding peroxiredoxin family protein: MSKTSGKTQAKRPATVSRTRPPTAQARRGSRGPRRGMLIAAAVITVFAVVVLYLVYQSSQPEPDASGGGSGYTHVAGEPGSGDQAPGFTLPASTGGEVGLADYRGRSVLLYFQEGLMCQPCVDQIADLEQNQAALTEVGVDAVVSISHDPLDQVTQVTTDRNLSTPWLSDPTQQVIHAYDAHKYGMMQGTTAGHSFLLVGPDGTIQWRADYGGAPDYTMFVPTGKMLADLAQERAS; this comes from the coding sequence GTGAGCAAGACCAGCGGTAAGACCCAGGCGAAACGCCCCGCGACCGTGTCCCGTACCCGTCCGCCAACCGCCCAGGCCCGCAGGGGTTCCCGTGGCCCGCGCCGCGGCATGCTGATCGCCGCCGCAGTGATCACCGTTTTCGCCGTGGTTGTGCTGTACCTGGTCTACCAGAGTTCGCAACCCGAGCCCGACGCCTCCGGCGGTGGCAGCGGCTATACCCACGTCGCAGGCGAACCCGGCAGCGGCGATCAGGCACCAGGCTTCACCCTGCCCGCCAGTACCGGCGGTGAGGTCGGCCTCGCCGACTATCGCGGCCGGAGCGTGCTGCTGTACTTCCAGGAGGGCCTGATGTGCCAGCCCTGCGTCGACCAGATCGCCGATCTGGAACAGAACCAGGCGGCGCTGACCGAGGTGGGTGTGGACGCGGTGGTGTCGATCTCCCACGACCCGCTCGACCAGGTCACCCAGGTGACGACCGACCGGAACCTGTCGACCCCCTGGCTGTCCGACCCGACCCAGCAGGTCATCCACGCCTACGACGCCCACAAGTACGGGATGATGCAGGGCACGACAGCCGGGCACAGCTTCCTCCTCGTCGGCCCGGACGGCACCATCCAGTGGCGCGCCGACTACGGCGGCGCACCCGACTACACCATGTTCGTGCCGACCGGGAAGATGCTCGCCGACCTGGCGCAGGAGCGGGCCTCGTGA
- a CDS encoding glutaredoxin family protein, whose translation MTGPENSTDSTDVTLLTQPDCAFCDHAEQVLRRVGRDHPLRITEVDLGSERGRDLARRAGVMFAPGVLIEGRPFSYGRLSERKLRRTLEKRRRLARHATEPGGTDGDVDAGR comes from the coding sequence GTGACCGGTCCCGAGAACAGCACCGACAGCACCGACGTCACCCTGCTGACCCAGCCCGACTGCGCCTTCTGCGACCACGCCGAGCAGGTCCTGCGCCGCGTCGGGCGGGACCATCCGCTGCGGATCACGGAGGTGGATCTCGGCAGCGAACGGGGACGGGACCTGGCCAGGCGAGCCGGGGTGATGTTCGCGCCCGGCGTGCTCATCGAAGGCCGGCCCTTTTCCTACGGCCGGCTCTCCGAACGCAAACTCCGCCGTACGCTGGAAAAGAGACGGCGACTAGCACGGCACGCAACCGAGCCGGGAGGCACCGATGGAGACGTGGACGCGGGCCGGTGA
- a CDS encoding helix-turn-helix domain-containing protein codes for MPGTLQLNVNMKSRSRTATLTIGELAERFDLATHVLRHWEAVGLLAPARTGNGRRRYRPVDLYRVAAILQAKEAGLALNDIHAMFSTPDPATRAAILRRERDNLAQRIADAQSSLALIEAALRCRHGDVATCPHFQALLAERAGTNEH; via the coding sequence ATGCCCGGAACCCTGCAGCTTAATGTCAACATGAAGTCAAGGTCCCGAACTGCCACCCTGACCATCGGCGAGCTCGCCGAGCGCTTCGACCTCGCCACCCACGTACTCCGCCACTGGGAGGCCGTTGGCCTGCTCGCACCCGCTCGCACCGGCAACGGGCGACGTCGCTACCGGCCGGTCGACCTATACCGGGTCGCGGCGATCCTGCAGGCCAAGGAAGCGGGCCTCGCCCTCAACGACATCCACGCGATGTTCTCCACGCCGGACCCGGCGACCCGTGCCGCCATCCTGCGCCGCGAGCGCGACAACCTCGCACAACGCATCGCCGACGCACAGTCCTCGCTCGCGCTCATCGAAGCCGCACTGCGATGCCGCCACGGCGACGTCGCCACCTGTCCCCACTTCCAGGCACTCCTGGCCGAACGCGCCGGCACGAACGAGCACTGA
- a CDS encoding class I SAM-dependent methyltransferase: protein MSSKTTDLERLRRYWDKHSGRYDKQMGFWDRRFFGDTRQWVCGQASGEALEVAIGTGLNLRWYPAEVRLTGIDLSPAMLEQARSRAEETGRSLDARVGNAHRLEFPDAAFDTVVATFSLCAIPDDRAAVTEMWRVLRPGGLLLLADHVVSTSAPLRAVQRLLELITIPLGEEHFRRRPLNHVQAQGFTIEGHERFKAGIVERLAARKPAS, encoded by the coding sequence ATGTCTTCGAAGACCACGGACCTGGAGCGGCTGCGCCGGTACTGGGACAAGCATTCCGGCCGATACGACAAGCAGATGGGGTTCTGGGATCGGCGCTTCTTCGGTGACACCCGTCAGTGGGTGTGCGGACAGGCGAGCGGCGAGGCACTCGAGGTCGCGATCGGAACCGGGCTGAACTTGCGCTGGTATCCGGCCGAGGTGCGGCTGACCGGGATCGATCTGAGCCCGGCGATGCTGGAGCAGGCCCGCAGCCGCGCCGAGGAGACCGGCCGCTCGCTTGATGCTCGGGTGGGCAACGCCCACCGGCTGGAATTCCCGGATGCCGCGTTCGACACGGTCGTGGCCACGTTTTCCCTGTGCGCCATCCCCGACGACCGGGCCGCTGTGACCGAGATGTGGCGCGTCCTGCGCCCAGGCGGTCTCCTGCTGCTGGCCGACCATGTCGTCAGCACCTCGGCACCGCTGCGTGCGGTACAGCGCCTGCTGGAGCTGATCACCATCCCGCTCGGCGAGGAACACTTCCGGCGACGGCCCCTCAACCACGTGCAGGCACAGGGCTTCACCATCGAAGGGCACGAGCGCTTCAAGGCAGGCATCGTCGAGCGGCTCGCCGCGCGCAAGCCGGCATCCTGA
- a CDS encoding SHOCT domain-containing protein: MPEHPNRKAVVEVMDGMMGMGWWMVLWGLVGLAVLALAVLGAIWLARNLGGKQDRPQIDSAKQEVRQLYAAGHIDREEYLRRLDDLRR, from the coding sequence TTGCCTGAGCACCCCAACCGAAAGGCGGTGGTCGAGGTGATGGACGGCATGATGGGCATGGGCTGGTGGATGGTGCTGTGGGGCCTGGTCGGCCTGGCCGTACTCGCACTCGCCGTGCTGGGAGCGATCTGGCTCGCCCGCAATCTCGGCGGCAAGCAGGACCGGCCCCAGATTGACAGCGCGAAGCAGGAGGTCCGACAGCTCTACGCTGCCGGGCACATCGACCGTGAGGAGTACCTGCGCCGCCTCGACGATCTCCGACGATGA
- a CDS encoding alpha/beta hydrolase, whose amino-acid sequence MSTDDPPRPPATDRDRAASARTDVSFRSAGLRCDGWFYRPAGPGPHPCVVMAHGFGGIRAARLDAFAERFRQAGLAALVFDYRHQGTSEGRPRGLIDIAKQREDYRAAIAYVRGLAGINPHKIAVWGTSFSGGHVLSVAADDHHIAAAVLTNPYVDGPAGIAKTRRVTRLGVRLALARAAVLDELRRVRGREPLRVAIAGPPGSVAIFTTPDAAPGFESILPADRSRWGWEPAVPARILLRIATDRPARRLRDIGRPLLVSVCDRDQIAPVRPAVRVSRTARYGELNRYPFHHFDVFTGPGFERVVRDQTAFLRRTLLEAS is encoded by the coding sequence ATGTCTACCGACGACCCACCCCGGCCCCCGGCGACCGACCGTGACCGGGCCGCGAGCGCCCGCACCGACGTGTCGTTTCGTTCGGCCGGCCTGCGTTGCGACGGCTGGTTTTACCGCCCCGCCGGGCCGGGGCCCCATCCCTGCGTCGTCATGGCCCATGGTTTCGGGGGCATCCGCGCCGCCCGCCTGGACGCGTTCGCCGAGCGGTTCCGTCAGGCAGGACTCGCCGCCCTGGTGTTCGACTATCGCCACCAGGGCACCAGCGAGGGCAGGCCACGCGGACTGATCGACATCGCCAAGCAGCGCGAGGACTACCGCGCCGCGATCGCCTATGTTCGAGGGCTGGCCGGGATCAACCCGCACAAGATCGCGGTGTGGGGAACCTCGTTCAGCGGAGGGCACGTGCTGTCCGTGGCCGCTGACGACCACCACATCGCCGCCGCGGTGCTGACCAACCCGTACGTCGACGGCCCAGCCGGAATCGCCAAGACCAGGCGCGTCACCCGGCTGGGAGTCCGGTTGGCGCTGGCCCGCGCGGCCGTGCTCGACGAGCTGCGTCGCGTCCGCGGGCGAGAACCGCTCCGGGTGGCCATCGCCGGGCCGCCTGGATCGGTGGCGATCTTCACCACGCCCGACGCGGCACCCGGGTTCGAGTCGATCCTGCCCGCCGATCGCTCCCGGTGGGGATGGGAACCCGCCGTCCCCGCACGCATCCTGCTGCGGATCGCGACCGACCGGCCAGCTCGAAGACTCCGCGACATCGGCCGCCCGCTGCTGGTGTCCGTATGCGACCGTGACCAGATCGCGCCGGTGCGCCCCGCTGTCCGGGTCTCCAGGACGGCCCGGTACGGAGAACTCAACCGCTACCCGTTCCACCACTTCGACGTCTTCACCGGACCCGGATTCGAACGGGTCGTGCGCGACCAGACCGCCTTTCTGCGACGCACCCTGCTGGAGGCGAGCTGA
- a CDS encoding vitamin K epoxide reductase family protein, translating to MTTTEQVKAGETPVVPASSASRALGWLYVVGGGIGLVAAFALMLEKLAKLASPGYVPTCTLNPIISCGSVMDSPQATAFGFPNPLLGLGAFAVVVTVGVVLLCGFQPPRWFWLGMQAGTTFGVGFVHWLIYSSLYDIGALCPYCMVVWVVTIPIFWYTTLHNLTRGHLTPGRRPIAGGLARYHSVALTLWYLAIVVLILEAFWSYWRTLL from the coding sequence ATGACCACCACCGAGCAGGTCAAGGCAGGCGAGACGCCGGTGGTGCCGGCCTCGTCGGCGTCCCGCGCACTGGGCTGGCTGTACGTGGTGGGCGGCGGGATCGGGCTGGTGGCGGCCTTCGCCCTCATGCTCGAGAAACTGGCCAAGCTCGCCAGCCCCGGCTACGTGCCGACCTGCACGCTCAACCCGATCATCTCCTGCGGCTCGGTGATGGACAGCCCGCAGGCCACCGCGTTCGGCTTCCCGAACCCGCTGCTCGGCCTCGGCGCCTTCGCCGTCGTCGTCACCGTGGGCGTGGTGCTGCTGTGCGGATTCCAGCCCCCGCGCTGGTTCTGGCTCGGCATGCAGGCTGGCACGACGTTCGGCGTCGGCTTCGTGCACTGGCTGATCTACTCCAGCCTCTACGACATCGGCGCGCTGTGCCCGTACTGCATGGTCGTGTGGGTCGTGACCATCCCGATCTTCTGGTACACCACCCTGCACAACCTCACCCGCGGCCACCTCACCCCCGGCAGGCGCCCCATCGCGGGCGGCCTGGCCCGCTACCACTCCGTGGCGCTCACGCTCTGGTACCTGGCCATCGTCGTCCTGATACTCGAAGCCTTCTGGTCCTACTGGCGCACCCTGCTCTGA
- a CDS encoding IS110 family RNA-guided transposase, producing the protein MDNTSAGYGVFLGLDVGKGEHHAIGLDPTGKRLHDAPLPNNEPKLREVFDRLAEHGRLLVVVDQPATIGALPVAVARACGHQVAYLPGLAMRRIADLYPGNAKTDARDAYVIADAARTLPHTLRQVDVGDDTLAELDVLVGYDDDLTAEATRLSNRIRGLLTGIHPALERVLGPRITHAAVLEILSRCGGPAGIRQAGRRKLTAMAAKHAPRMGTKLVENILTALQEQTVTVPGTTAADTVLPRLADSLKTVLAQRKQVASEVEEILDAHPLAGVLTSMPGIGVRTAARILLEIGDASAFASSGHLAAYAGIAPVTHRSGSSIKGEHPARTGNRKLKRAFFLAAFAALSDPTSRAYYQRKRDEGKKHNAALICLARRRCDVLYAMLRNHTYYRHPQPDSTPAAA; encoded by the coding sequence ATGGACAACACTTCGGCCGGCTACGGCGTGTTCCTCGGCTTGGACGTGGGCAAAGGCGAGCACCACGCCATCGGCCTCGACCCCACCGGCAAACGGCTGCACGACGCGCCACTGCCCAACAACGAGCCCAAGCTGCGGGAAGTCTTCGACCGTCTCGCCGAACACGGACGCCTGCTCGTAGTGGTCGACCAGCCCGCCACGATCGGCGCGCTGCCGGTCGCGGTCGCCCGTGCGTGCGGCCACCAGGTGGCCTACCTGCCCGGCCTGGCCATGCGCCGCATCGCCGACCTCTACCCCGGCAACGCCAAGACCGACGCCCGCGACGCCTACGTCATCGCCGACGCTGCCCGCACCCTGCCGCACACCCTGCGCCAAGTCGACGTCGGAGACGACACCCTCGCCGAACTCGACGTGCTGGTCGGCTACGACGATGACCTCACCGCAGAGGCGACCCGGCTGTCCAACCGCATCCGCGGCCTGCTCACCGGCATCCACCCCGCCCTCGAACGCGTCCTCGGCCCCCGCATCACGCATGCGGCGGTGCTGGAGATCCTGTCGCGCTGCGGCGGCCCGGCCGGCATCCGCCAGGCTGGGCGCCGCAAGCTCACCGCCATGGCGGCCAAGCACGCGCCGCGTATGGGCACCAAGCTGGTCGAGAACATCCTCACCGCACTGCAGGAGCAGACCGTGACCGTTCCCGGCACCACCGCGGCCGACACCGTTCTGCCCCGCCTGGCCGACAGCCTGAAAACCGTGCTGGCGCAACGGAAACAGGTCGCGTCCGAGGTGGAGGAGATCCTCGATGCGCACCCTCTTGCCGGGGTCCTGACATCGATGCCCGGCATCGGGGTCAGGACCGCCGCCCGCATCCTCCTCGAGATCGGCGACGCCTCCGCCTTCGCCAGCTCCGGCCACCTCGCCGCCTACGCCGGGATCGCACCGGTCACCCACCGCTCCGGCAGCTCGATCAAGGGCGAACACCCCGCCCGCACCGGCAACCGCAAACTCAAACGCGCCTTCTTCCTCGCCGCCTTCGCCGCCCTGTCCGACCCCACCAGCAGGGCCTACTACCAACGAAAACGCGACGAAGGCAAGAAACACAACGCCGCCCTCATCTGCCTCGCACGCCGCCGCTGCGACGTGCTCTACGCCATGCTCCGCAACCACACCTACTACCGGCATCCCCAACCGGACTCCACGCCCGCTGCGGCTTGA
- a CDS encoding DUF1707 SHOCT-like domain-containing protein: MARLQDQVAEGRLTLDEFSERAAAAYRARTMGELADLTRDLPTSPETAPATKRWLMSVPLLAVAVVSLLALALLVGGLSAAHAMGPMVDCMGR, translated from the coding sequence GTGGCCCGTCTGCAAGACCAGGTGGCCGAGGGCCGGCTGACGCTCGACGAGTTCTCCGAACGAGCGGCAGCCGCCTACCGAGCACGGACGATGGGCGAACTCGCCGACCTGACTCGCGACCTGCCCACCTCGCCCGAGACGGCCCCCGCGACGAAGCGCTGGCTGATGTCGGTGCCGCTGCTCGCGGTCGCGGTGGTCAGCCTGCTCGCACTGGCGCTACTCGTAGGCGGTCTGTCCGCCGCCCACGCGATGGGACCGATGGTGGACTGCATGGGCCGCTGA
- a CDS encoding DsbA family protein, producing MPNTTKNPLTRRYGVSSNTLLTAVVLLVAVVVIGGVLLVNRTGAQGDGSQGGGASGADTVAAEVLRKPDSHTLLEAPDAKVTVVEFLDYQCPACAGYYRNITTKLEKDYAGRITFVTRNFPLEMHPLAVPAARAAEAAALQGKYPEMYHALFDNYRSWARTADGQATADPDQAQRHFDDFARQIGLDLDRFHRDMNSEQVTQRIERDRADAATAGVSGTPTFFINGAKFTPSGDSFAAVDQQLRTQIDEALAG from the coding sequence ATGCCGAACACCACCAAGAACCCGTTGACGCGCCGCTACGGGGTGTCCAGCAACACCCTGCTGACCGCGGTCGTCCTGCTCGTGGCCGTCGTCGTGATCGGCGGCGTCCTCCTGGTCAATCGCACCGGGGCCCAAGGCGACGGCTCGCAAGGCGGCGGCGCGTCGGGCGCGGACACCGTGGCCGCCGAGGTGCTGCGCAAGCCGGACAGTCACACGCTGCTGGAAGCGCCGGACGCCAAGGTCACGGTGGTGGAGTTCCTCGACTACCAGTGCCCCGCCTGCGCCGGCTACTACCGCAACATCACCACGAAGCTGGAGAAGGACTACGCCGGGCGCATCACGTTCGTCACCCGCAACTTCCCGCTGGAGATGCACCCGCTGGCCGTACCGGCGGCGCGGGCCGCGGAAGCCGCGGCACTGCAGGGCAAGTACCCCGAGATGTACCACGCGCTGTTCGACAATTACCGGTCTTGGGCCCGCACCGCCGACGGCCAGGCGACCGCGGACCCGGACCAGGCCCAGCGGCACTTCGACGACTTCGCCCGGCAGATCGGGCTCGACCTGGACCGGTTCCACCGGGACATGAACTCCGAGCAGGTCACGCAACGCATCGAGCGCGACCGGGCCGACGCCGCCACGGCGGGAGTGTCGGGCACGCCGACCTTCTTCATCAACGGCGCGAAGTTCACCCCGTCCGGCGACTCGTTCGCCGCCGTCGACCAGCAGTTGCGCACCCAGATCGACGAGGCACTGGCCGGATGA